In the genome of Populus alba chromosome 11, ASM523922v2, whole genome shotgun sequence, one region contains:
- the LOC118035363 gene encoding uncharacterized protein isoform X1, giving the protein MESDLGKLFIGGISWDTDEERLKEYFSKYGEVVEAVIMRDRATGRARGFGFVVFADLTVAERVIMEKHVIDGRTVEAKKAVPRDDQHILSRNFSNIHGSPGPGRTKKIFVGGLASTVTENEFKKYFEQYGIIIDVVVMYDHNTQRPRGFGFITYDSEEAVDRVLHKTFHELNGKMVEVKRAVPKELSPGPSRSPLMGYNYGLTRANNFLNSYAQGYNMSSVGGFGMRMDGRFNPLATGRSGFAPFGTSGFATSMNLEPVLSPSYGGGSNFGNAPAYGRISSPYYSSNPSRYSTPIGYGVGNARNDSLSSPTTRNVWGNGGLNTATNPGSPGPLLGSRSGSFGVSFGNSGENWGTSTVSSQGGGIASGYTSGSMGYGNGDSNYSFGGSGYARNSGASVPPTSSFSGSIGGYEGSYGELYRSGSVYGDSTWRTAIPELDGSGSFGYGLGDVASDVTTKSSEGYIGSYGVTSRQSNRGEGISLNR; this is encoded by the exons ATGGAATCAGATCTTGGTAAGCTCTTCATTGGTGGGATTTCATGGGACACTGATGAGGAACGTCTAAAGGAATATTTTAGCAAGTATGGGGAAGTGGTTGAGGCAGTGATAATGAGAGATCGAGCAACAGGCCGTGCCCGTGGCTTTGGTTTTGTTGTCTTTGCAGATCTTACTGTTGCCGAGAGGGTCATCATGGAGAAGCATGTGATTGACGGCCGCACG GTTGAAGCAAAGAAGGCTGTTCCTAGGGATGATCAGCACATTTTAAGTAGAAACTTTAGTAATATTCATGGTTCTCCAGGTCCTGGACGcaccaaaaagatttttgttGGAGGCCTGGCATCTACAGTTACCGAAAATGAATTTAAGAAGTACTTTGAGCAGTATGGTATTATTATTGACGTTGTGGTGATGTATGATCATAACACTCAAAGGCCAAGAGGCTTTGGCTTCATCACTTATGATTCAGAGGAAGCAGTTGACAGAGTTCTGCATAAAACATTTCATGAACTCAATGGTAAAATGGTTGAGGTCAAGCGGGCAGTCCCAAAGGAGTTATCACCAGGGCCTAGTCGGAGCCCTCTGATGGGGTACAACTATGGTTTGACTAGGGCCAACAACTTTCTTAATTCATATGCTCAGGGATATAATATGAGCTCTGTTGGAGGTTTTGGAATGAGGATGGATGGTAGGTTTAATCCACTTGCCACTGGTCGAAGTGGCTTTGCTCCATTTGGCACCAGTGGTTTTGCAACGAGTATGAATTTAGAGCCAGTCTTGAGTCCAAGCTATGGTGGAGGTTCCAACTTTGGCAATGCTCCTGCATATGGGCGGATCTCAAGTCCCTATTATAGTAGTAATCCAAGCAGGTACAGCACCCCAATAGGTTATGGTGTTGGGAATGCAAGAAATGATTCTCTCTCGAGCCCTACTACTCGGAATGTTTGGGGAAATGGGGGCCTCAACACTGCCACAAATCCTGGCAGCCCTGGTCCTCTGTTGGGATCTAGATCTGGAAGTTTTGGAGTTTCATTTGGGAATAGTGGAGAAAATTGGGGCACCTCAACTGTTTCATCTCAAGGTGGAGGGATTGCTTCTGGCTATACTAGTGGCAGCATGGGTTATGGGAATGGTGACAGCAATTATAGTTTTGGTGGGTCAGGATATGCAAGAAACAGTGGAGCTAGTGTACCACCAACTTCATCATTCTCTGGTTCAATTGGTGGTTATGAGGGGTCCTATGGGGAACTTTACCGTAGTGGTTCAGTTTATGGTGATTCAACTTGGCGAACTGCAATCCCTGAGCTAGATGGGTCCGGATCATTTGGTTATGGACTCGGAGATGTAGCTTCAGATGTTACAACTAAGAGTTCTGAGGGTTATATTGGAAGTTATGGTGTTACAAGTAGACAGTCAAATAGAG GTGAAGGAATCTCTTTAAACAGGTGA
- the LOC118035363 gene encoding uncharacterized protein isoform X2, with product MESDLGKLFIGGISWDTDEERLKEYFSKYGEVVEAVIMRDRATGRARGFGFVVFADLTVAERVIMEKHVIDGRTVEAKKAVPRDDQHILSRNFSNIHGSPGPGRTKKIFVGGLASTVTENEFKKYFEQYGIIIDVVVMYDHNTQRPRGFGFITYDSEEAVDRVLHKTFHELNGKMVEVKRAVPKELSPGPSRSPLMGYNYGLTRANNFLNSYAQGYNMSSVGGFGMRMDGRFNPLATGRSGFAPFGTSGFATSMNLEPVLSPSYGGGSNFGNAPAYGRISSPYYSSNPSRYSTPIGYGVGNARNDSLSSPTTRNVWGNGGLNTATNPGSPGPLLGSRSGSFGVSFGNSGENWGTSTVSSQGGGIASGYTSGSMGYGNGDSNYSFGGSGYARNSGASVPPTSSFSGSIGGYEGSYGELYRSGSVYGDSTWRTAIPELDGSGSFGYGLGDVASDVTTKSSEGYIGSYGVTSRQSNRGIAT from the exons ATGGAATCAGATCTTGGTAAGCTCTTCATTGGTGGGATTTCATGGGACACTGATGAGGAACGTCTAAAGGAATATTTTAGCAAGTATGGGGAAGTGGTTGAGGCAGTGATAATGAGAGATCGAGCAACAGGCCGTGCCCGTGGCTTTGGTTTTGTTGTCTTTGCAGATCTTACTGTTGCCGAGAGGGTCATCATGGAGAAGCATGTGATTGACGGCCGCACG GTTGAAGCAAAGAAGGCTGTTCCTAGGGATGATCAGCACATTTTAAGTAGAAACTTTAGTAATATTCATGGTTCTCCAGGTCCTGGACGcaccaaaaagatttttgttGGAGGCCTGGCATCTACAGTTACCGAAAATGAATTTAAGAAGTACTTTGAGCAGTATGGTATTATTATTGACGTTGTGGTGATGTATGATCATAACACTCAAAGGCCAAGAGGCTTTGGCTTCATCACTTATGATTCAGAGGAAGCAGTTGACAGAGTTCTGCATAAAACATTTCATGAACTCAATGGTAAAATGGTTGAGGTCAAGCGGGCAGTCCCAAAGGAGTTATCACCAGGGCCTAGTCGGAGCCCTCTGATGGGGTACAACTATGGTTTGACTAGGGCCAACAACTTTCTTAATTCATATGCTCAGGGATATAATATGAGCTCTGTTGGAGGTTTTGGAATGAGGATGGATGGTAGGTTTAATCCACTTGCCACTGGTCGAAGTGGCTTTGCTCCATTTGGCACCAGTGGTTTTGCAACGAGTATGAATTTAGAGCCAGTCTTGAGTCCAAGCTATGGTGGAGGTTCCAACTTTGGCAATGCTCCTGCATATGGGCGGATCTCAAGTCCCTATTATAGTAGTAATCCAAGCAGGTACAGCACCCCAATAGGTTATGGTGTTGGGAATGCAAGAAATGATTCTCTCTCGAGCCCTACTACTCGGAATGTTTGGGGAAATGGGGGCCTCAACACTGCCACAAATCCTGGCAGCCCTGGTCCTCTGTTGGGATCTAGATCTGGAAGTTTTGGAGTTTCATTTGGGAATAGTGGAGAAAATTGGGGCACCTCAACTGTTTCATCTCAAGGTGGAGGGATTGCTTCTGGCTATACTAGTGGCAGCATGGGTTATGGGAATGGTGACAGCAATTATAGTTTTGGTGGGTCAGGATATGCAAGAAACAGTGGAGCTAGTGTACCACCAACTTCATCATTCTCTGGTTCAATTGGTGGTTATGAGGGGTCCTATGGGGAACTTTACCGTAGTGGTTCAGTTTATGGTGATTCAACTTGGCGAACTGCAATCCCTGAGCTAGATGGGTCCGGATCATTTGGTTATGGACTCGGAGATGTAGCTTCAGATGTTACAACTAAGAGTTCTGAGGGTTATATTGGAAGTTATGGTGTTACAAGTAGACAGTCAAATAGAG GAATTGCTACCTAG
- the LOC118035365 gene encoding uncharacterized protein produces the protein MDSPQSVVSPFKTSVGFETEKQKYDYPVQSTGSFSKGSEIPRNDAVVGNLEDFVGVVEVYIHQARDIQNICIYHKQDVYAKFCLTSDPEHTVSTKIINGGGRNPVFNDSLRLNVKTIDSSLKCEVFMMSRVRNYLEDQLLGFALVPLSEVLINNGNLDKEFSLSSTDLFHSPAGFVQLSLSYSGASPEVMAIPAIPTALAANGTIQDSEIQESLPCELDKIEFPDPKVVNENQMMVSEYFGIPCSSLDSEASESLATSDTENYLSSENGVHFVESFSAATSDSFQLPKLGSPPSSVSTNGVSSSSVDASSETSDSPAASKTPNLDRVSDRKERESTNVRDGETDSSGGASNERIAKPVITVNIEPETNMVQQDIVDMYMKSMQQFTESLAKMKLPLDIDSGPASSGSSSSDQKVQASKNTGSRVFYGSRAFF, from the coding sequence ATGGATTCCCCTCAATCTGTTGTGTCACCATTCAAGACCTCTGTTGGCTTTGAGACAGAGAAGCAGAAGTATGATTATCCAGTTCAGAGCACTGGCAGCTTCTCCAAGGGAAGTGAGATCCCCAGAAACGATGCTGTGGTTGGCAATCTCGAAGATTTTGTTGGTGTAGTTGAGGTTTACATACACCAGGCTAGGGACATCCAAAACATATGCATTTACCACAAGCAAGATGTTTATGCTAAGTTTTGCCTGACTAGCGATCCTGAGCACACTGTCTCCACCAAAATCATCAATGGTGGTGGGAGGAATCCAGTCTTCAATGACAGTCTGCGGCTCAATGTTAAGACTATTGATTCCTCCCTTAAATGTGAGGTATTCATGATGAGCAGGGTGAGGAATTATCTGGAGGATCAGCTGTTAGGTTTTGCTCTGGTGCCTTTGTCCGAAGTACTAATCAACAATGGGAATTTGGACAAAGAGTTCTCTCTTTCTTCAACTGATTTGTTCCACTCTCCCGCGGGGTTTGTTCAATTATCTCTATCATACAGTGGAGCTTCACCAGAGGTAATGGCGATTCCAGCAATACCCACTGCTTTAGCTGCAAATGGAACTATTCAGGATTCAGAGATACAGGAATCACTTCCTTGTGAATTGGACAAGATTGAGTTCCCGGATCCAAAGGTTGTGAATGAAAACCAGATGATGGTCTCTGAGTATTTTGGAATTCCATGTTCCAGTCTGGATTCTGAAGCCTCTGAGAGCTTGGCCACCTCTGATACTGAGAATTATCTGAGTTCAGAAAATGGAGTTCATTTCGTGGAAAGCTTCTCAGCTGCCACTTCCGATTCATTTCAACTTCCGAAGCTTGGCTCTCCTCCAAGCAGTGTGTCAACTAAcggtgtttcttcttcttctgttgatGCAAGTTCAGAAACCTCTGACAGCCCAGCAGCTTCTAAAACACCAAATCTGGACCGTGTCTCAGACcgtaaagagagagagagtacaaATGTCAGAGATGGTGAGACTGATTCCTCTGGTGGAGCATCAAATGAGAGAATTGCCAAACCTGTTATTACAGTAAACATTGAGCCGGAAACAAATATGGTTCAGCAGGACATAGTAGACATGTACATGAAAAGCATGCAACAATTCACAGAGTCACTGGCCAAGATGAAGCTTCCTTTGGACATTGATAGTGGACCAGCTAGTTCAGGAAGTTCGAGCTCTGATCAGAAGGTGCAGGCATCAAAGAACACTGGTTCCCGTGTGTTTTATGGGAGTAGAGCTTTCTTCTGA